Proteins from one Salmo salar chromosome ssa07, Ssal_v3.1, whole genome shotgun sequence genomic window:
- the LOC106608642 gene encoding CD276 antigen, with protein sequence MAMNWKSCLTFVVSFLVFKLSQLTEFETTVPSETQLAILGQHIVLDCSFPVDKQWDRTRYQIEWMLDKEVVHSFYYGQDHLNDQSSRYVNRTSLHHYDIQKGNASLRLEHATLEDEGNYTCTVHTEMGPKRTSVSLKLAAFYHEPRLKFSTSACGVELLLTTEGYPRPSVQWLTASGEDVTDDTVTHLSQDTQGLHTVSSTVSMQGAVNKTLTFVLKNEEVGQEIRRNITFISGNSADVSPGVYQERWWFVITILAVMVKYFLCN encoded by the exons ATGGCTATGAACTGGAAATCCTGTCTCACTTTTGTTGTTTCATTTCTGGTCTTCAAGTTATCCCAGTTAA CTGAGTTTGAGACCACTGTTCCCAGTGAGACGCAGCTTGCCATCCTGGGGCAACATATAGTCCTAGACTGCAGCTTCCCTGTGGACAAACAATGGGATCGAACGCGTTACCAGATTGAATGGATGTTAGACAAGGAGGTGGTCCACAGTTTCTACTATGGTCAGGACCACCTGAACGACCAGAGCAGTCGCTATGTCAACAGAACCAGTCTGCACCACTATGATATACAGAAGGGGAATGCTTCTCTCAGGCTGGAACACGCCACCCTGGAAGACGAGGGGAACTATACCTGCACTGTGCACACAGAAATGGGCCCAAAGAGGACATCTGTATCCCTTAAATTAGCAG CGTTCTACCACGAGCCTCGCCTGAAGTTCTCAACGTCTGCCTGTGGTGTGGAGCTACTCTTGACCACCGAGGGGTACCCCCGACCTTCAGTGCAGTGGCTGACTGCCAGTGGCGAGGACGTCACCGACGACACAGTCACACACCTCTCCCAGGACACACAGGGCCTACACACGGTTTCGAGCACAGTATCCATGCAAGGAGCGGTCAACAAGACCCTGACGTTTGTCTTAAAGAACGAGGAAGTGGGACAGGAGATCAGGAGAAACATCACATTTATCTCAG GAAATAGTGCTGACGTGTCACCTGGGGTTTACCAAGAGAGATGGTGGTTTGTTATTACTATCCTGGCTGTGATGGTGAAATACTTTTTGTGTAACTAA